The window CCGTGAGGCGGCAGAACTGGTGCGAGTGCGAGGCAAGATGGCCGTGTTGATGATTAATGATCTGGATGCTGGAGCTGGACGATTCGATTCTGGGACGCAATACACGGTCAATACGCAGTTGGTCAACGGCACATTGATGAACATTGCCGATAATCCTACTAATGTGCAACTTCCCGGCAGCTACGATGAAAAGCCGATCCAGCGGATTCCAATTCTCGTGACCGGAAACGACTTTTCGACGCTTTACGCACCGCTCATCCGCGATGGCCGTATGGAGAAATTCTACTGGGAACCCGATCGGAGCGATCGCATTGGCATCATCAGCGGTATTTTTGCTGAAGATGGCTTATCGGTATCCGAGGTGGAACAGTTAGTAGATGCGTTTCCGGGGCAATCAATCGACTTCTTTGGGGCGTTGCGATCGCGCATCTATGACGAACAAATTGAAGCCTTTATTGCCCAAGTCGGCTTGGATCGCGTTTCGCCCTTAGTGGTTAATGCCAAGACTCCGCCCCAGTTCCAAAAGCCCGACTTCAGCCTCGGTCATTTGATGGAGCAAGGCGCACTGATGGTGAGGGAGCAAGACCGCATTCAGCGTATGCGTTTATCGCGGGAGTACAACGAATCCCTGGGTCGTGGTGAGCACCACAGTTCTGCGGCCCAAGAGAGCGCCAAGTTTTCATCCCAGCCTATCTATGCTTCAGTACCAGAGCCAGCCTCCGTTTCAGATCATTCCAATGGACATACGCCATCCATCACGTCTACCCATCTCTCTACTGATGTGATTGACCAAGTCCAGCAACTCATGGCGCAGGGGTATCGAGTGGGACTGGAATGGGCTGATGAGCGTCGATTCCGGGTGAACTCGTGGCAAGACTGTACACCGATTCAAACCACCGACGCCCAAGACGCGATCGCCTACCTAGAGCGCTACTTAGGCGATCACGATCGCGACTATGTCCGCATGGTTGGGATTGATCCCCAGGCGAAAAAACGAGT of the Synechococcales cyanobacterium T60_A2020_003 genome contains:
- a CDS encoding ribulose bisphosphate carboxylase small subunit produces the protein MTYYISPRFLNKIAVHITKNFLPLPQVRVPLILGIHGRKGEGKTFQCELIFDRMNIEVVHITAGELESPDAGDPARLIRLRYREAAELVRVRGKMAVLMINDLDAGAGRFDSGTQYTVNTQLVNGTLMNIADNPTNVQLPGSYDEKPIQRIPILVTGNDFSTLYAPLIRDGRMEKFYWEPDRSDRIGIISGIFAEDGLSVSEVEQLVDAFPGQSIDFFGALRSRIYDEQIEAFIAQVGLDRVSPLVVNAKTPPQFQKPDFSLGHLMEQGALMVREQDRIQRMRLSREYNESLGRGEHHSSAAQESAKFSSQPIYASVPEPASVSDHSNGHTPSITSTHLSTDVIDQVQQLMAQGYRVGLEWADERRFRVNSWQDCTPIQTTDAQDAIAYLERYLGDHDRDYVRMVGIDPQAKKRVLETVIHRPQR